From the genome of Candidatus Cloacimonadota bacterium, one region includes:
- the lptB gene encoding LPS export ABC transporter ATP-binding protein, which translates to MEAHKIQAKNLVKIYGRRKVVDDLSMEMNQGEVVGILGPNGAGKTTTFYMILGLAKPNRGKVLLDGRDITHQPMYRRARLGLGYLAQAPSIFAKLSVRDNIMAILQTLKLSRQERKERLESALEELNLTSLAKQKAYTLSGGERRKLEITRSLVTKPTFIFMDEPFAGVDPIAVADIQDIINKLREKNIGVMLTDHNVIETLKIVNRAYIIFEGKIIVSGSSLELINDEQAKKLYLGERFLSNPFEPQS; encoded by the coding sequence ATGGAAGCGCACAAAATTCAGGCCAAAAACCTGGTTAAAATATACGGCAGACGCAAAGTGGTCGACGATCTGAGCATGGAAATGAACCAAGGCGAGGTCGTGGGCATTCTGGGACCCAACGGAGCCGGCAAAACCACCACTTTTTACATGATCCTCGGTTTGGCCAAGCCAAACAGGGGCAAGGTGCTACTGGACGGGCGTGACATCACCCACCAGCCGATGTACCGCCGGGCCAGGCTGGGTCTGGGGTATCTGGCCCAAGCACCTTCCATTTTCGCCAAACTCTCCGTGCGCGACAACATCATGGCCATCCTCCAAACCCTGAAGCTCAGCCGCCAGGAACGCAAAGAGCGCCTGGAAAGCGCGCTCGAGGAACTAAACCTCACTTCCCTGGCCAAACAGAAGGCTTACACCCTCTCCGGCGGCGAGCGCCGCAAGCTGGAGATCACCCGCTCTTTGGTGACCAAGCCCACCTTCATATTCATGGACGAACCTTTCGCCGGCGTGGATCCCATCGCCGTGGCAGACATTCAGGACATCATCAACAAACTGCGGGAAAAGAACATCGGCGTCATGCTCACCGACCACAACGTAATTGAAACTTTGAAAATCGTCAACCGAGCTTATATTATCTTCGAAGGAAAGATCATAGTGTCAGGTTCTTCACTGGAGCTGATAAATGATGAGCAAGCCAAGAAACTATACCTGGGAGAACGCTTCCTGTCCAATCCGTTCGAGCCGCAATCATGA
- the metK gene encoding methionine adenosyltransferase, which translates to MTALHANHSCDQNEYVFTSESVSEGHPDKVCDQISDAILDAWLSLDPNSRVACETLATKDRIVVSGEVSSPTGVKVEVEPIIRQVIGDIGYTRPELGFDHHCAIEDLLHAQTTELETNEGAGDQGLMFGYACNQTKHLMPVPIAMAHLLMENLAKARKQGLIPDILPDAKSQVSMRYCGRKPMALDTVVISTHHLPKNETEFARMKEQINEIVIRPTIDEMESDSCATFSAENYSVKINPRGMWEAGGPAADTGLTGRKIIVDTYGGWAQHGGGAFSGKDATKVDRSAAYMARHIAKSVVHSGLADECLLQFSFVIGESEPVSLMVDTFGSGSMKDGELEKLIRASFPLTVKGIIEYLDLRRPIYLPTASYGHFGRLDASFSWEGAKALK; encoded by the coding sequence ATGACAGCACTGCACGCAAACCATTCCTGCGACCAAAATGAGTATGTGTTTACCTCCGAATCGGTTTCGGAAGGCCATCCGGACAAGGTCTGCGACCAGATCTCGGACGCCATCCTGGACGCCTGGCTGAGCTTGGACCCCAATTCCCGGGTGGCCTGTGAAACGCTGGCCACCAAAGACAGGATCGTGGTTTCCGGAGAGGTTTCCTCGCCCACCGGTGTCAAGGTGGAGGTGGAACCTATTATCCGCCAGGTGATCGGCGATATCGGATACACCAGGCCCGAGCTGGGTTTTGACCACCACTGCGCGATCGAAGACCTTCTGCACGCCCAGACCACAGAGCTGGAAACCAACGAAGGCGCTGGTGACCAGGGCCTGATGTTCGGCTATGCCTGCAACCAAACCAAACACCTGATGCCGGTGCCGATCGCCATGGCCCATCTGCTGATGGAGAACCTGGCCAAGGCGCGCAAACAGGGCCTGATCCCGGACATTCTGCCCGATGCCAAATCCCAGGTGAGCATGCGCTATTGCGGCCGCAAACCGATGGCGCTGGATACGGTGGTGATCTCTACCCATCATCTGCCCAAGAACGAAACCGAATTCGCCCGGATGAAGGAACAGATCAACGAGATCGTAATCCGTCCCACCATCGACGAGATGGAAAGCGATTCCTGCGCCACTTTCAGCGCGGAGAACTACTCTGTGAAGATCAATCCCCGCGGCATGTGGGAAGCGGGCGGACCGGCAGCGGACACAGGGCTCACGGGACGCAAGATCATCGTGGACACCTACGGCGGGTGGGCCCAGCACGGCGGCGGGGCTTTTTCCGGCAAAGACGCCACCAAGGTGGACCGCAGCGCGGCCTACATGGCCCGGCACATCGCCAAAAGCGTGGTTCATTCCGGCCTGGCCGATGAATGCCTGCTGCAGTTCAGCTTCGTGATCGGCGAATCCGAGCCGGTCTCACTGATGGTGGACACCTTTGGCAGCGGCAGCATGAAAGACGGTGAACTGGAAAAACTCATCCGCGCCAGTTTTCCCTTGACAGTAAAGGGAATCATCGAATACCTAGACTTACGCAGGCCGATCTATCTGCCCACGGCCTCCTACGGTCATTTTGGCCGGCTTGACGCGAGCTTCAGCTGGGAAGGAGCGAAAGCTCTCAAGTAG
- the lptC gene encoding LPS export ABC transporter periplasmic protein LptC gives MLLALPLFFGCGESDLVLRTESLKRGLPDETSTNVTITEFDKEGVAYILKAARIDRYYERRILNAYQVDITAYDRVKGGSSSLQADSTIVDDARNVVYAHGNVKLRGKEGNVSTARLIWDRNMDEVLAPGQVTLVQDGNILRGTNLRTNLSIYPTEMDNISAEGFFEEDYLDW, from the coding sequence ATGCTGCTGGCACTGCCGCTGTTCTTTGGCTGCGGGGAAAGCGACCTGGTGCTGCGCACGGAATCACTAAAGCGCGGCCTGCCGGATGAAACCAGCACCAACGTGACCATCACGGAGTTTGACAAGGAAGGCGTGGCCTATATCCTGAAAGCCGCCAGGATCGACCGCTATTACGAACGCCGTATCCTGAACGCTTATCAGGTGGATATCACCGCTTATGACAGGGTGAAGGGCGGATCGTCATCCCTGCAGGCCGACAGCACCATCGTGGATGACGCCCGCAACGTTGTCTACGCTCACGGCAACGTTAAACTGAGGGGCAAGGAAGGCAATGTTTCCACCGCCCGCCTGATCTGGGACCGCAACATGGACGAGGTGCTTGCTCCGGGGCAGGTGACCCTGGTGCAGGACGGCAACATTCTGCGCGGCACCAATTTGCGCACCAATCTCAGCATTTATCCCACCGAAATGGACAATATCTCCGCCGAGGGCTTCTTTGAAGAAGATTATCTGGATTGGTAG
- a CDS encoding HAD hydrolase family protein, translated as MSFNKLAKPHKPLLRWEKIQLLIFDCDGVLTDGRIIYDSAGNESKNFDAHDGMGFMLLRQTDVKTAVITGRNSPVLQRRCDDLKIDYVFQGIQNKLAKAGELLQELGLGFDSVLFMGDDWNDLPIMFKAAVSVCPADAMEGVKALSDLVTKHPGGRGAVRECIELVLTGKGIHEQALLKYLAQIS; from the coding sequence ATGAGTTTCAACAAACTGGCAAAACCACATAAACCCCTGCTGCGCTGGGAAAAGATACAACTGCTGATCTTCGATTGTGACGGCGTGCTCACCGATGGACGCATCATTTACGACAGCGCCGGCAACGAAAGCAAGAACTTCGACGCCCATGACGGCATGGGTTTCATGCTGCTGCGGCAGACAGACGTCAAAACGGCTGTGATCACCGGCCGGAACTCCCCTGTGCTCCAGCGCCGCTGCGACGACCTGAAGATCGACTACGTGTTCCAGGGCATCCAGAATAAACTGGCCAAGGCCGGCGAACTGCTGCAGGAGCTGGGTTTGGGCTTCGATAGTGTGCTGTTCATGGGCGACGACTGGAACGATCTGCCGATCATGTTCAAAGCCGCGGTCTCGGTCTGTCCGGCGGACGCCATGGAGGGGGTGAAAGCGCTGAGCGACCTGGTAACCAAACATCCCGGCGGCCGCGGGGCCGTGCGGGAGTGCATCGAACTGGTGCTCACCGGCAAGGGGATCCATGAGCAGGCTTTGCTCAAGTATCTTGCTCAGATCAGTTGA